One region of Miscanthus floridulus cultivar M001 chromosome 19, ASM1932011v1, whole genome shotgun sequence genomic DNA includes:
- the LOC136528334 gene encoding VQ motif-containing protein 18-like, translating to MGEYNGSVSTSSTMRAAHHRGLPPPQTRPKIKIIHIIAPEIIKTDVAHFRDLVQRLTGKPTTCAASINSPADDTAPVEEEEMETTTTKKRPRPLAPAPPVADEMSDFKVQEERIIKKRKIKCEVKVEEGAFGDYELDRSDLWMDLNPGGFLSFLEEEGVFQGLAADHDFLQPFGSSRMDLVGEMYAS from the coding sequence ATGGGGGAGTACAACGGCAGCGTGAGCACATCATCGACCATGAGGGCGGCGCACCACCGGGGGCTGCCACCACCGCAGACGCGGCCCAAGATAAAGATCATCCACATCATCGCGCCGGAGATCATCAAGACCGATGTCGCCCACTTCCGGGACCTCGTGCAGCGGCTCACCGGCAAGCCTACCACCTGTGCCGCCAGCATCAACAGCCCGGCCGACGACACCGCACCggtagaggaggaggagatggagacgACGACGACCAAGAAGAGGCCGAGGCCGCTGGCACCGGCTCCTCCGGTGGCTGATGAGATGAGCGATTTCAAGGTGCAGGAAGAGCGGATCATCAAGAAGAGGAAGATCAAGTGCGAGGTGAAGGTGGAGGAAGGAGCCTTCGGCGACTATGAGCTCGACCGTAGCGACCTGTGGATGGATCTCAACCCGGGAGGGTTCTTGAGCTTCTTGGAGGAGGAGGGCGTCTTCCAGGGCCTGGCTGCTGACCATGACTTCTTGCAGCCTTTCGGCTCGTCCAGGATGGATTTGGTTGGTGAAATGTACGCATCTTGA